The DNA sequence TTAAATAATTCAGTCCCCAATGATTGGTGCCGAATCGGGTGCTTTTGACATGGTTCCAACGGCCAGATAGCTCAATATGGGCATCATCGGAATTGTCGAAGATCAGATCTTTGGACTTGGGCTGAATGAGTTGAGCACGAGAACCATCTCCATAAAGGGTTCTAAACTGCCAAGTTCCGGAAAGGTCGATGGTGTCGGATTGAGCCAACAGGATGGTGCACGCACACATGCAGATCGTAAGCAGGGCGGTGCATCGACGGTAAAGGGTCAACATGTTTTTGCAATCAATCAATTACGAATTCGAAAAGAGTCACGCAAGATGACTCTTTTCGATTGTCGGGATGAAGTTGCAAAAATTATTGCTTGATGAACCGTTTTTGGTAGTAATGTCCGTCTGCGTGAAGGATCATGATGTAGGTACCCGGCTTGAGCCCTTTCGCAGAGAAGGAGATTCGGTCTCCAGATACCTTGAATTTGGATCGGGTATTCCACACTGTCTTGCCGTCCAGCCCGAAAATGCGGATTTCCACGGAGGAAGGGTCGCGTACTTCCAGCCCGATGTTGAGCTTGTTCTGGGTTGGATTCGGGAAAATCGGAATGGATTCTTCGGCCAATCCTTCGATGACTTCCCCTTCCAGGCTGGTAGCTAGGCTGCTCCAACCTTGCGTCATGCCCTTGGTGTAGCCAATGGCCCAGCCGCTCCCCTTGAGTGCCAGCCAATAAATTCCCTCGGTGTATGGATCTGGCTTGAAATCGGTGATCACATCAGGCTGCCCCAGATTTTGGTTGACTTTCATCCATGTCTGGCCCCCATCGAGGGACAAATATGCACCGGGATTGAAGGTCGTTGCGCCTTTGTTTTCATGAGGAAGGGCAGAAGCTACGGTGATGATGTTGGGGTTGACGGGGGAGGTTTCCGCCTGCCAGATGTAGGGCATGTCGAAGATCTTCTGCCAAGTAGCTCCCGTATCTTTGCTTCTCCAGACTCCGCCTTGAGCGAATGTCCCTTCATCCGTTCCGCAGGAGATAAACAGATGCCCGTTGTTGCGGTCGATGAAAATGTTGTTGACCGACTTGATCGATGAAGGGATGGTGATTTTGGACCAGCTATTTCCTTGATTTGTCGTGCGATACAGCCCTCCATTGGACCCGTTCTTGGACATGTTCAGCGATGCGTATAGGGTGTGGGAATCTTGTGGGTCCATCGCCAGGCGGTTTACACTTGCACCTGCAGGGAAACCCGCATTTTTTCTGGACCAAGTGAGGCCCCCATCTACGCTTTTGTAAACGCCCAATGCCGTGAAATCACTCGGAACGCGCTGGTTGGAGACTTCTCGGAAGGGATTGGCCAAAACCGTGAAATAGATGGTATTGGGATTCAGCGGATCGATCATCAGGGAATGCTGATGAATATGGTCCTGCGATAAGTTTCCGCCATAGACTACTGGATTGGAAATGTTGGTCCAAGTCTGGCCTCCATCGGTCGATTTTCGGAATTGTCCGCGGTGATTCTGGCGGAACATCAGGATATAGAGCGTATTGGGATCATTGGGGTGAACGGCGACATTGGAGATGGAGTGAGCACCAGCGGGATTGTTTTGGCCTTCGATCTGCTCCAGAGCAATGGCCATTGGATCGGGAAAGTCTCCCAGCGGCGCACTCTGCCAAAGGCCATGTTCGCCTGAGCAAAATAGGTATCGTTTGGGATCTCCTGTTTCCAACAGCATGAATCGTCCCGGAAGGTTGGAACCGCCGCGCCCAACCCAATGCCCAGATCCGGGTGCTGTCTCGAAATCGTCCACCTGATGCCACGAAACGCCATGATCGGTCGTTTTTAGCGTCTGTTGGTCGATGCAGATGTAGACATCCCCGTTTGGGTTGACTGTCAGGAATCGATTTCCGGCATATTCGTAGTGATCCTTCATGTACTCGTGGAGGTGCGCAAATTGGGTGTTCATCCCTACTGGCTTGTTGCGGGAAGTCCAGTAGGAATTGTCTGGATCATCCACCCAATATTTGCCCGTTCTGGCGGTTGGGAACCAAGTCTGTCCCCCATCCTCGGTTTTCCAGACGTCTCCCACGCCAAATGATTTGTCATGCTTGACATTGGTGCCGATGTAGAGCTCGTTCTTGTTTTTGGGGTTGACGATCAGTCGGTTGTACACCGATAGGATCGCGGTAGGAAAGGTTGGGTAGTTGGATTTTGCATCTGCTTTGGAAATTCCCAGCCAGAATCCGACGGCATTGTGGTATTTGTCGCGCTGGGCATAATTGGTCATCTGGGTGAGGTCGAGCCCCAAGTCTCCCGTGATGTTGGTCCAGGTCTGTCCGTGGTCGATGCTTTTGTATACCCCGCCTGAAGACGTGATTGTGCTTCCATTGGGCTGATAATGCGTCTGTTCCACCATGTATAGGATGAATTCACCCGTAGAAGCATCGTGGTAATAGGTGAGATCTCTGGGGCGATTGTGCGGGAGCCCATTTCCACTTTTGTTCCACGAATCCCCTTGGTCATTGCTGATGTAGATACCGTGGTTGGTAGCTGCGAATATCTTGCTGGAATTGGTGGGGTCGACGATGATCCGCGCCACGTCTGTAGTACTTGGTAGGCCTACCTTCACCCGCGTCCAGGACTGCCCTGCATTGGTGGACTTGTAGATGGCGCCATACTCGGCATACTTGTAGGAATGTCCGAGTGGATTCGCTTGGCTGCGATGGTTGGATTTCACATTCCAGAAATCTCCCCCTCCGATGTACCAATTGTTGTCATCATTGGGATCGACTGTCATCTGCGACTGTTTGCCTCCCCCATTGAATTGCATCTGGCGGGTCCATGTGTGTCCTTGGTCGGTAGTCTTGTATAGATGACCACGTACATCGACGGCCATGCCGAAATTCGGGTTTTGGTGGGAGAACTCGATGTCCTTGATGCGGCGCATTTCTTTGCCGGTCCCATCGACGGGCTTGATCGTTTGCCAGGATTGGCCGTTGTCCCAGGAGCCGTAAGAGTTGTACATATCCGGGGACATGAACAAGACATTGGTGTCGGTCGGATGGCACCAAAACTCCTCGCAATAGCCAGACATTCCCGGTCCGATCTGATGCCAGACGATGGTGTCGCTGGATGAAAGCGGCTGAGATTGTAGCTGCTGGAAGAAGTTTTGATCCAACTGCGCTTGACAGATGAAGGCCCCGACAAACGAGGCTGCGAGCGTAATACAGTATCTGATCATGATAAAATTGAAGCGATTGAAAATGACGATATTCATCAACTTCCAGATTTTGGGGAGGATAGTAAAGGAGGACGGGTCATTGTGATGATTTGGTTCTGGGAAAAGAACATCTGTTTGGTTGAAGGATCTTACGGCCAGTAAGCGAGCAAAATCGTCCAAGCGGATATTACCACAAAGCAAGTTCCGCCGAATTCCCTAAATTTTGGTGAACGAATAACCTTCCCAACTACTCCAACATGCGAATCGCCTACATCCTGTTTGACAACATCACCTTGCTGGACCTGATCGGGGCCTATGACGCGATCGGCCGGATCAAAGCGCAGCGACCCACTCTCACTTGGGATCTCTGTGCGATGTCTCCGACCATTTTGGATAGCCACGGCATGAAGATTCAGATGACTGCCATTCAACCCGATTTGAGTGAATACGATGTCTTGTTTATCCCCGGAGGCATGGGAACACGCCCCTTGCAATTCGATCTGCCATTTCTCAATTGGCTTTCGACGGCTGAATCTGTTCCGCTCAAGACTTCCGTCTGTACCGGGAGCCTATTGTTGGGCGCAGCGGGATTTCTGCAGGGTAAGGTCGCCACTACGCATTTTAGGGAATACGAGACGCTCAAGCCCTACTGCAAGGAAGTCGCCACCAACCGGATCGTGGTAGATGGTGGGGTGATCACTGCTGGGGCCGTTGCTTCCTCCCTCGATTTGGGATTGTACCTCTGCGAAAAATGGGTCGGAAAATCCAATGCTGAAGCATTTCGGGAAGACATGGACTACCGGGGAGCCGATCCAGATATTCGAGTGGTGTAGAATGTCCACTTTCCCAGTGCTAGCGATGGCTTGCCGCGGCGTAAAGTGCCTGAAGGGGTCGTCGGTGGAGGATGCGTGCTTGAGGAAGAACGCTGATTGAAGGTCTTGGATTTTTTGACAGGATGTGTTTCCACCGACCGAAGCGACAGCGGAGCCCGAAAGGGACTGACCCAGCGACTAGATATGCCAAGCGTGGAACCCTGAGTTTGCACGCTGGGATACGCCCAAATCTCCCAACTCGGAAATATCAAACGAGGGTATCAAGTCTTCGGGATTGGCGGAAACTCCTTGATGCAAAAATTGTTTAGGGTCTTTTCCTGCGAATAGAATTGAAAGGAAATCAAATCTTGAAAATGGATTGCCAGATGAATGGCAGGAGATCATGGAAGCGTAGAAAAATCGGCCTAAAATATCCGTAAGCGCCTGTCACTTGGTGGTTACTTTGTGAGTTCCAACCTTTCTGAAATCAACAAAAAATTAACATGAATTTTGATTGTCGAAAATTTATGAATCCCTAACAATATGCACACATACAGCTAAGGCAGCTCGGGCAACTTCCGGAAACTGTATATCTCATGAAGAAGTTGATTTTGAGTGTCTGCCTAGTTGCCATGACCTTGGGCGTTTCGGCCCAGCAAGTGCAGCAGTTGGACCGTACCGAGAGCCGTGCTGCCGATGTAGCTGCCGCTTTCAACCCCAATCTGGCGCCTTTCTACCACGGGGTGGCCTCTGGGGACCCATTGGCCGATCGCGTGATCATCTGGACACGCTACACGCCCGATATGGAAGGAACTTATGATATTTCCTATACTGTCGCGACCGATACGGGATTGACCGATGTCGTGACCACTGGACAGGTTTCCACCTTTGCTTCCAAAGATTATACCGTCAAAGTAGATGTGACGGGGCTCACCGCTGGAACGACCTATTACTTCCAGTTCGAAGACACGGACGGCCGTAAATCCATCATTGGACGTACCCGGACAGCCGCTTCCGGAGCCGTAGACCAACTGCGTTTTGCGGTGGTCTCGTGTTCCAACTATGACGAAGGATATTTCAACGCCTACGGCAATATCGCTCAGCGTAATGATCTCGACGCAGTTTTGCACTTGGGTGATTACATCTATGAGTATGGCGAAAACTACTACGGAGACTCTGCCAATACCGACCGCGTGCTTGAGCCTGCTGTGGAGATTCTGAATATCGTCGACTACCGTACTCGCTACTCTTTGTACAAACTCGATGAGAACTTGATCAAATTGCACCAACAGCACCCGATGGTGGCGATCTGGGATGACCATGAATCTGCCAATGACGCTTTCAAGGATGGCGCTGAAAATCACGATGATGCGACTGAGGGCACTTGGGATGCGCGGAAGAAGACGGCTCGTCAGGTGTACTTCGAGTGGATGCCGATTCGGGAAAAGGCCGATTCTACCATCTACCGTGCGCTTTCCTACGGTGATTTGGTGGACCTGATCATGTTGGATACTCGCCTCGAAGGCCGTGAAGAGCAGATCAACGATATCACCAATCCATTGCTGTATGCGCCGAACCGTACTTTGCTGGGGGCAACTCAAAAGCAGTGGTTGAAGGATCAATTGGCCAACTCCACCGCCAAGTGGAAGGTCGTCGGCAATCAGGTGATTTTCTCTGAATTCAACGTCGGATGGGCGGGACCTGCCACTGGGCAGACCTTCGAGCAGGTAGAAAGTGGTTTTCTTGATATCTGGGATGGATATCCAGCAGAACGCGATACGCTTATCAACTTCATCTCCAGCAATTCCATAGATAACGTGATCTGGCTGACAGGTGATTTTCATTCCACGTTTGCCTTCGATATTGCGCTGCGTCCGTCCGTGTTCGCGGTAGATGTGCAGGATGGTACGTTGTTGCCTACCTATGATCCTGCCACAGGCAACGGATCTGTAGCGGTAGAATTTGCAACGCCTTCCATCACTTCCAAGAACTTTGACGAGAACGTAGGCGCTGCGGCTTCCGCTGGATTCGAATTTCAGATGAACAACCCGATCTTGACGGTCGATCCTACTGATCCGGTTTATGGAATCACGCCCAACCCGCACATGAAGTATGTGGATCTGGATCAGCATGGATACTTCGTTTTGGATTTGAAGGAAGATTCCGCTCAGGCCGACTGGTATTTCGTGCAGGACATCCGGAGCCTGACTGAGGTGGAGAATCATGGCAAAGGCGCAGTAACGATGGATGGTGGCAATCGCCTCAAGATTTCCGATGCTGAAGCTACTCCCAAGGCTATTCAGGAAATTCCTGCTCCATGGCCGAACTTCACCACTTCCATCGAGGAAGCTTCTCCGATCCACCTGTTTGAAGCCTATCCAGTTCCTGCGCATGATTTCGTGAATGTGAGCTTCGCTACTACCGCTGCTGGCGATCTCCGTGTGGAACTGATGAGCTTGGATGGTTCCATGATCCAGTCCATCTCTGAACAAGTGGCCCAAGGACTCTTTCAAACACAGTTGAACACTTCTGAATTGGCGAGCGGATTCTATCTCGTGCGCATTTCCTTGAATGGCGCTACTGCCGTTACTCGCAAGGTGAT is a window from the Pontibacter sp. G13 genome containing:
- a CDS encoding VPS10 domain-containing protein produces the protein MNIVIFNRFNFIMIRYCITLAASFVGAFICQAQLDQNFFQQLQSQPLSSSDTIVWHQIGPGMSGYCEEFWCHPTDTNVLFMSPDMYNSYGSWDNGQSWQTIKPVDGTGKEMRRIKDIEFSHQNPNFGMAVDVRGHLYKTTDQGHTWTRQMQFNGGGKQSQMTVDPNDDNNWYIGGGDFWNVKSNHRSQANPLGHSYKYAEYGAIYKSTNAGQSWTRVKVGLPSTTDVARIIVDPTNSSKIFAATNHGIYISNDQGDSWNKSGNGLPHNRPRDLTYYHDASTGEFILYMVEQTHYQPNGSTITSSGGVYKSIDHGQTWTNITGDLGLDLTQMTNYAQRDKYHNAVGFWLGISKADAKSNYPTFPTAILSVYNRLIVNPKNKNELYIGTNVKHDKSFGVGDVWKTEDGGQTWFPTARTGKYWVDDPDNSYWTSRNKPVGMNTQFAHLHEYMKDHYEYAGNRFLTVNPNGDVYICIDQQTLKTTDHGVSWHQVDDFETAPGSGHWVGRGGSNLPGRFMLLETGDPKRYLFCSGEHGLWQSAPLGDFPDPMAIALEQIEGQNNPAGAHSISNVAVHPNDPNTLYILMFRQNHRGQFRKSTDGGQTWTNISNPVVYGGNLSQDHIHQHSLMIDPLNPNTIYFTVLANPFREVSNQRVPSDFTALGVYKSVDGGLTWSRKNAGFPAGASVNRLAMDPQDSHTLYASLNMSKNGSNGGLYRTTNQGNSWSKITIPSSIKSVNNIFIDRNNGHLFISCGTDEGTFAQGGVWRSKDTGATWQKIFDMPYIWQAETSPVNPNIITVASALPHENKGATTFNPGAYLSLDGGQTWMKVNQNLGQPDVITDFKPDPYTEGIYWLALKGSGWAIGYTKGMTQGWSSLATSLEGEVIEGLAEESIPIFPNPTQNKLNIGLEVRDPSSVEIRIFGLDGKTVWNTRSKFKVSGDRISFSAKGLKPGTYIMILHADGHYYQKRFIKQ
- a CDS encoding DJ-1/PfpI family protein, encoding MRIAYILFDNITLLDLIGAYDAIGRIKAQRPTLTWDLCAMSPTILDSHGMKIQMTAIQPDLSEYDVLFIPGGMGTRPLQFDLPFLNWLSTAESVPLKTSVCTGSLLLGAAGFLQGKVATTHFREYETLKPYCKEVATNRIVVDGGVITAGAVASSLDLGLYLCEKWVGKSNAEAFREDMDYRGADPDIRVV
- a CDS encoding alkaline phosphatase D family protein, translating into MKKLILSVCLVAMTLGVSAQQVQQLDRTESRAADVAAAFNPNLAPFYHGVASGDPLADRVIIWTRYTPDMEGTYDISYTVATDTGLTDVVTTGQVSTFASKDYTVKVDVTGLTAGTTYYFQFEDTDGRKSIIGRTRTAASGAVDQLRFAVVSCSNYDEGYFNAYGNIAQRNDLDAVLHLGDYIYEYGENYYGDSANTDRVLEPAVEILNIVDYRTRYSLYKLDENLIKLHQQHPMVAIWDDHESANDAFKDGAENHDDATEGTWDARKKTARQVYFEWMPIREKADSTIYRALSYGDLVDLIMLDTRLEGREEQINDITNPLLYAPNRTLLGATQKQWLKDQLANSTAKWKVVGNQVIFSEFNVGWAGPATGQTFEQVESGFLDIWDGYPAERDTLINFISSNSIDNVIWLTGDFHSTFAFDIALRPSVFAVDVQDGTLLPTYDPATGNGSVAVEFATPSITSKNFDENVGAAASAGFEFQMNNPILTVDPTDPVYGITPNPHMKYVDLDQHGYFVLDLKEDSAQADWYFVQDIRSLTEVENHGKGAVTMDGGNRLKISDAEATPKAIQEIPAPWPNFTTSIEEASPIHLFEAYPVPAHDFVNVSFATTAAGDLRVELMSLDGSMIQSISEQVAQGLFQTQLNTSELASGFYLVRISLNGATAVTRKVIID